A part of Brachybacterium faecium DSM 4810 genomic DNA contains:
- a CDS encoding Sugar (and other) transporter (PFAM: Sugar (and other) transporter~TIGRFAM: metabolite-proton symporter) translates to MNVAQPPAPAPANDSAQAPPAAPANTRGRVITASMVGTTIEFFDFYAYATAASLVFPALFFPTQTPANQLLSSFAVFGVAFVARPLGSLIFGHYGDRVGRKTTLVASLLVMGIATFLIGVLPTASTPGFSLLAPAILVLLRFCQGIGLGGEWSGAALLATENAPPGKRALYGTFPQLGAPIGFILSNLLFVLLSVQMTDEQFMSWGWRLPFLLSAALVVVGLWVRLKLMESPAFQKVIDEERVAAVPIARVFRTAWRPLVLATIAMVATYVLFYLMTAFLMVVGTTAADEETARAAAEAAGKAFDAKGFAPGLGYDRTDFLTMLIIGVVFFGGFTVVSGPLADRLGRRRLLLAVTAGIGVFGLLLEPLMRGGTVGVMTALIVGFTLMGLTFGPMAAFLPEMFRADVRYTGSAVSYNMASVIGAAPAPYAMIALWQWLDGPLWLVGGYLTLAAVITTAALLIGTETREVDYLA, encoded by the coding sequence GTGAACGTCGCCCAGCCTCCAGCCCCCGCCCCCGCGAACGACTCTGCCCAGGCGCCCCCGGCGGCACCGGCCAACACCCGCGGGCGGGTCATCACCGCCTCGATGGTGGGCACGACGATCGAGTTCTTCGACTTCTACGCGTACGCGACCGCCGCCTCGCTGGTGTTCCCCGCGCTGTTCTTCCCCACCCAGACCCCCGCGAACCAGCTGCTGAGCTCGTTCGCGGTCTTCGGCGTCGCCTTCGTGGCCCGCCCGCTGGGCTCGCTGATCTTCGGCCACTACGGGGACCGTGTGGGGCGCAAGACCACGCTCGTGGCGAGCCTGCTGGTGATGGGCATCGCGACCTTCCTCATCGGGGTGCTGCCCACGGCCTCCACCCCCGGATTCTCCCTCCTCGCCCCGGCGATCCTGGTGCTGCTGCGCTTCTGCCAGGGCATCGGCCTGGGCGGCGAATGGTCCGGCGCGGCGCTGCTGGCCACGGAGAACGCCCCGCCCGGCAAGCGCGCCCTGTACGGCACCTTCCCGCAGCTCGGCGCCCCGATCGGGTTCATCCTCTCGAATCTGCTGTTCGTGCTGCTCAGCGTGCAGATGACCGATGAGCAGTTCATGAGCTGGGGCTGGCGCCTGCCGTTCCTGCTCTCGGCCGCGCTGGTGGTCGTCGGCCTGTGGGTGCGGCTGAAGCTCATGGAGTCCCCGGCCTTCCAGAAGGTGATCGACGAGGAGCGGGTGGCCGCGGTGCCGATCGCCCGCGTGTTCCGCACCGCCTGGCGGCCGCTGGTCCTGGCGACCATCGCCATGGTCGCCACCTATGTGCTCTTCTACCTGATGACGGCGTTCCTCATGGTCGTGGGCACCACCGCCGCCGACGAGGAGACCGCCCGCGCCGCAGCGGAGGCGGCCGGGAAGGCGTTCGACGCGAAGGGCTTCGCCCCCGGTCTCGGCTACGACCGCACCGACTTCCTCACCATGCTGATCATCGGTGTCGTGTTCTTCGGGGGCTTCACCGTGGTCTCGGGGCCGCTCGCGGACCGTCTGGGCCGGCGCCGGCTGCTGCTCGCGGTCACGGCGGGGATCGGCGTGTTCGGGCTGCTGCTCGAGCCGCTCATGCGGGGCGGCACCGTGGGCGTGATGACCGCGCTGATCGTCGGCTTCACGCTGATGGGCCTCACCTTCGGCCCGATGGCGGCCTTCCTCCCGGAGATGTTCCGGGCCGACGTGCGCTACACCGGCAGCGCGGTCAGCTACAACATGGCCTCGGTGATCGGTGCCGCGCCCGCCCCGTACGCGATGATCGCGCTGTGGCAGTGGCTGGACGGCCCGCTGTGGCTGGTGGGCGGCTACCTCACCCTCGCCGCCGTGATCACGACCGCCGCCCTGCTGATCGGCACAGAGACCCGCGAGGTCGACTACCTCGCCTGA
- a CDS encoding glucose-6-phosphate isomerase (PFAM: Phosphoglucose isomerase): MTAPASSDAPLDPTTTDAWAELEAHNLELDGSLREWFDADPQRAERFTHDAADLHVDLSKNLVTPETMRLLQQLSREVGVEARRDAMFAGAHINTTEDRAVLHTALRRPAGSSPSLEVDGQNIDEDVRGTLHRVYEFARKVHSGDWTGVTGKRIRTVVNIGIGGSDLGPVMVYEALKPLAQDGLEARFLSNIDPTDAYETTHDLDPETTLVIVASKTFTTLETLTNARLVRQWLLGALRENAGLTAEQEKEAVAKHFVAVSTALDKVQDFGIDAENAFGFWDWVGGRYSVDSAIGTVLATVLGPEVFEELLSGFHAMDEHFRTAPAEQNVPLLMGLLNVWNVNFLEAETHAVLPYSQYLHRFPAYLQQLTMESNGKAVRWDGSLATTETGEVFWGEPGTNGQHAFYQLIHQGTRVIPADFIAFATPNHALVDGEQDVHELFLANFFAQTKALAFGKTAEEVRAEGTEGPLVAAREFSGDRPTTSIMAPQLTPSVLGQLIALYEHITFVQGVVWGINSFDQWGVELGKQLANELAGAVAGDDAAISAEDPSTAGLIRYYRAHREG, encoded by the coding sequence ATGACTGCTCCCGCCTCTTCCGATGCACCCCTCGACCCGACCACCACCGACGCCTGGGCCGAGCTCGAAGCCCACAACCTCGAGCTCGACGGATCCCTGCGCGAGTGGTTCGACGCCGACCCCCAGCGTGCGGAGCGCTTCACGCACGATGCCGCAGATCTGCACGTCGATCTCTCCAAGAACCTCGTCACCCCCGAGACGATGCGGCTGCTGCAGCAGCTGAGCCGCGAAGTGGGGGTCGAGGCGCGCCGCGACGCGATGTTCGCCGGCGCCCACATCAACACCACCGAGGACCGCGCCGTGCTGCACACCGCGCTGCGCCGACCGGCCGGCTCTTCCCCCTCCCTCGAGGTGGACGGGCAGAACATCGACGAGGACGTGCGCGGCACCCTGCACCGCGTCTACGAGTTCGCCCGGAAGGTGCACTCCGGCGACTGGACCGGCGTGACCGGCAAGCGGATCCGGACGGTCGTGAACATCGGCATCGGCGGCAGCGACCTGGGCCCGGTGATGGTCTACGAGGCGCTGAAGCCGCTCGCCCAGGACGGGCTCGAGGCCCGCTTCCTGTCGAACATCGACCCCACCGACGCCTACGAGACCACGCACGATCTCGATCCCGAGACCACCCTGGTGATCGTCGCCTCGAAGACCTTCACCACCCTCGAGACCCTCACCAACGCGCGCCTGGTGCGCCAGTGGCTGCTCGGGGCGCTGCGCGAGAACGCCGGCCTCACCGCCGAGCAGGAGAAGGAGGCCGTGGCCAAGCACTTCGTCGCCGTCTCCACCGCGCTGGACAAGGTGCAGGACTTCGGGATCGACGCCGAGAACGCCTTCGGGTTCTGGGACTGGGTGGGCGGCCGCTACTCGGTCGACTCCGCGATCGGCACCGTGCTCGCCACCGTGCTCGGGCCGGAGGTGTTCGAGGAGCTGCTGTCCGGTTTCCACGCCATGGACGAGCACTTCCGCACCGCTCCGGCGGAGCAGAACGTGCCGCTGCTGATGGGCCTGCTGAACGTGTGGAACGTGAACTTCCTGGAGGCGGAGACCCACGCGGTGCTCCCCTACTCCCAGTACCTGCACCGCTTCCCCGCCTACCTCCAGCAGCTCACCATGGAGTCCAACGGCAAGGCCGTGCGCTGGGACGGCTCGCTCGCCACCACCGAGACCGGCGAGGTCTTCTGGGGCGAGCCCGGCACCAACGGGCAGCACGCCTTCTACCAGCTGATCCATCAGGGCACGCGGGTGATCCCGGCGGACTTCATCGCCTTCGCGACCCCGAACCACGCGCTGGTCGACGGCGAGCAGGACGTCCACGAGCTGTTCCTGGCGAACTTCTTCGCCCAGACCAAGGCGCTGGCCTTCGGCAAGACCGCCGAGGAGGTGCGCGCCGAGGGCACCGAGGGCCCGCTCGTCGCGGCCCGCGAGTTCTCCGGTGACCGCCCCACCACCTCGATCATGGCCCCGCAGCTGACGCCGTCCGTGCTCGGCCAGCTCATCGCCCTGTACGAGCACATCACCTTCGTGCAGGGCGTGGTGTGGGGGATCAACTCCTTCGACCAGTGGGGTGTGGAGCTCGGCAAGCAGCTGGCGAACGAGCTGGCCGGCGCGGTCGCAGGCGACGACGCGGCGATCTCCGCGGAGGATCCCTCCACCGCCGGGCTGATCCGCTACTACCGCGCGCACCGCGAAGGCTGA
- a CDS encoding ABC-type oligopeptide transport system, periplasmic component (PFAM: Bacterial extracellular solute-binding proteins, family 5 Middle), whose protein sequence is MAISRRSMMLGTAAGGAAALTLAACGSEDGGNGGGGGAGGEGGSGEPIYANTTEPENQLIPTDTGEVGGGRIIVMIFAGLVYYTADGTAENDIAESIESDDNQNWTITIREGLTFSDGSTPITAQDFVNAWNFGANAANAQLGQYFFEPIEGYDELSADGVAEDATLSGLEVVDDTTFTVRLVSPQSDFPTRLGYSAYMPLPPSAFDDMEAYGEAPLANGPYKLESWTHEQSLVLVPNEAYDGPRTAQNAGITFTVYQDPETMYLDLQSDNVDVVDQLPGSALATFEDDLGDRAVNAPGALFQSITLPEYDPNFEGEAGALRRQAISRAIDRETICDSLFFGTRTPATDFVSPVIPGGGATDIPGAEVLEFDEAEAKKLWEEAEGITPFEGPLTLAYNADGPHADWVEAVCNSLINVLGIEAKPTPFPAFGEMREQIRNRDLEGTWRSGWQADYPSAYNFLGPLYGSSAADGKGSNDGDYKNPEFDQLLADGLAADSEDEAIALWQEAEALLMRDLPVVPLWYQNTIGGYSTLVSDVEYGWDTVPLYHQITK, encoded by the coding sequence ATGGCCATCTCGCGCCGATCAATGATGCTTGGTACTGCCGCCGGTGGCGCTGCCGCCCTGACCCTCGCCGCCTGCGGCTCCGAAGACGGCGGGAACGGCGGTGGTGGCGGCGCCGGTGGAGAGGGCGGCAGCGGCGAGCCGATCTACGCGAACACCACCGAGCCCGAGAACCAGCTGATCCCGACCGACACCGGTGAGGTCGGCGGCGGCCGCATCATCGTGATGATCTTCGCCGGCCTCGTCTACTACACGGCGGACGGCACCGCCGAGAACGACATCGCGGAGTCGATCGAGTCCGACGACAACCAGAACTGGACCATCACGATCCGCGAGGGCCTCACCTTCTCCGACGGCTCGACCCCGATCACCGCCCAGGACTTCGTCAACGCGTGGAACTTCGGCGCCAACGCTGCCAACGCCCAGCTCGGCCAGTACTTCTTCGAGCCGATCGAGGGGTACGACGAGCTCTCCGCGGACGGCGTCGCGGAGGATGCGACCCTCTCCGGCCTCGAGGTCGTCGACGACACCACGTTCACGGTCCGCCTCGTCTCGCCGCAGTCGGACTTCCCCACGCGCCTCGGCTACTCCGCGTACATGCCGCTGCCGCCCTCGGCCTTCGACGACATGGAGGCGTACGGCGAGGCGCCCCTCGCCAACGGTCCGTACAAGCTCGAGTCCTGGACGCACGAGCAGTCGCTCGTGCTGGTGCCCAACGAGGCCTACGACGGCCCGCGCACCGCGCAGAACGCCGGCATCACCTTCACGGTGTACCAGGACCCGGAGACGATGTACCTCGATCTCCAGTCGGACAACGTCGACGTAGTCGACCAGCTGCCGGGCTCGGCCCTGGCGACCTTCGAGGACGATCTCGGCGACCGGGCCGTCAACGCGCCGGGTGCGCTGTTCCAGTCGATCACCCTGCCGGAATACGATCCGAACTTCGAGGGCGAGGCCGGAGCGCTGCGCCGCCAGGCGATCTCCCGTGCGATCGACCGCGAGACGATCTGCGACAGCCTCTTCTTCGGCACCCGCACCCCGGCCACGGACTTCGTCTCCCCGGTGATCCCCGGCGGCGGCGCGACCGACATCCCGGGCGCCGAGGTGCTCGAGTTCGACGAGGCCGAGGCGAAGAAGCTGTGGGAGGAGGCCGAGGGGATCACCCCCTTCGAGGGCCCGCTGACTCTCGCCTACAACGCCGACGGTCCGCACGCGGACTGGGTCGAGGCCGTGTGCAACTCGCTGATCAACGTGCTGGGCATCGAGGCGAAGCCCACGCCGTTCCCGGCCTTCGGCGAGATGCGCGAGCAGATCCGCAACCGCGATCTCGAGGGCACCTGGCGCTCGGGCTGGCAGGCGGACTACCCCTCGGCCTACAACTTCCTCGGCCCGCTCTACGGCTCCTCGGCCGCCGACGGGAAGGGCTCGAACGACGGGGACTACAAGAACCCCGAGTTCGACCAGCTGCTGGCCGACGGCCTCGCCGCCGACTCCGAGGACGAGGCGATCGCCCTGTGGCAGGAGGCGGAGGCGCTGCTCATGCGCGACCTGCCCGTCGTGCCGCTGTGGTACCAGAACACCATCGGCGGCTACTCCACCCTGGTCTCCGACGTGGAGTACGGCTGGGACACCGTGCCGCTGTACCACCAGATCACCAAGTGA
- a CDS encoding ABC-type dipeptide/oligopeptide/nickel transport system, permease component (PFAM: Binding-protein-dependent transport system inner membrane component): protein MLWYIARRLLQMIPVFLGATLIVYLMAFYTSGDPILALAGDKPISPAVEQQLREQYNLDEHVVVQWLLYLKSVLTFDLGVGFNGRPIMDQIAAAFPTTAKLAIIAVVVESLFGVIAGVISGLRKGKLIDTTLLMLSLLLIATPTFVLGFLAQFVFGLQLGIAPINVGRDPSWQNLLLPGFVLGGVSFAYVLRLTRTSIAETATADHVRTATAKGLSRGGVVGRHILRNSLIPVITFIGADLGALMGGAIVTERVFNVPGIGTLLFSSITSGEAPMIVSLVTLLVIIFLLSNLVVDLLYGLLDPRIRYAK from the coding sequence GTGCTCTGGTACATCGCGCGGCGCCTGCTGCAGATGATCCCCGTCTTCCTCGGCGCCACCCTGATCGTCTACCTGATGGCCTTCTACACCTCGGGCGACCCGATCCTCGCCCTCGCCGGTGACAAGCCCATCTCCCCGGCGGTCGAGCAGCAGCTGCGCGAGCAGTACAACCTGGACGAGCACGTGGTCGTGCAGTGGCTGCTCTACCTCAAGAGCGTGCTCACCTTCGATCTCGGCGTCGGGTTCAACGGCCGCCCGATCATGGACCAGATCGCCGCCGCGTTCCCCACCACCGCCAAGCTCGCGATCATCGCGGTCGTGGTCGAGTCGCTCTTCGGGGTCATCGCCGGTGTGATCTCCGGGCTGCGCAAGGGCAAGCTGATCGACACCACGCTGCTGATGCTCTCCCTGCTGCTGATCGCCACCCCCACCTTCGTGCTCGGCTTCCTGGCCCAGTTCGTCTTCGGCCTGCAGCTCGGCATCGCCCCGATCAACGTCGGCCGGGACCCGTCCTGGCAGAACCTGCTGCTGCCCGGGTTCGTGCTCGGCGGTGTCTCCTTCGCCTACGTGCTGCGCCTGACCCGCACCTCCATCGCCGAGACCGCGACCGCCGACCACGTGCGCACCGCGACCGCGAAGGGCCTCTCCCGCGGGGGAGTGGTGGGCCGGCACATCCTGCGCAACTCCCTGATCCCGGTGATCACCTTCATCGGCGCGGATCTCGGAGCGCTCATGGGCGGGGCGATCGTCACCGAGCGCGTGTTCAACGTCCCCGGCATCGGCACGCTGCTGTTCAGCTCGATCACCAGCGGGGAGGCCCCGATGATCGTCTCCCTGGTGACGCTGCTGGTCATCATCTTCCTGCTGTCCAACCTCGTCGTGGACCTGCTCTACGGCCTGCTCGACCCGAGGATCCGCTATGCGAAGTGA
- a CDS encoding ABC-type dipeptide/oligopeptide/nickel transport system, permease component (PFAM: Binding-protein-dependent transport system inner membrane component): MRSDAAPTRRPRSEHWVAPLEETPLQAVDAADTSTAPRSLWAEAGHSLVRNPVFVVSALLILFVLFVAAFPQVFTSQDPRYADLTTANQPPGAGHPFGTSRLGYDIMARTFWGARTSVVIGFFAMIGSTLIGGTIGALAGYLGGWFDEVISRVTDVFFAIPLILGAIVVYTRLGEMNLWTVIAVLSVFGWTNVARIMRGAVISTKSQDFVTSSIALGASSPTVLLKHVIPNAIAPVIVTATVNLGVFIVAEATLSFLGVGLPTSAVSWGGDISAARDALRTQPSMLFYPSVALAVTVLSFIMLGDAVRDALDPKARKR, encoded by the coding sequence ATGCGAAGTGACGCCGCCCCCACCCGCCGCCCCCGGTCGGAGCACTGGGTCGCACCGCTCGAGGAGACCCCGCTGCAGGCGGTCGACGCCGCAGACACCTCCACCGCGCCCCGCTCCCTCTGGGCCGAGGCGGGGCACAGCCTCGTGCGCAACCCCGTGTTCGTGGTCTCCGCGCTGCTGATCCTATTCGTGCTCTTCGTCGCCGCCTTCCCCCAGGTGTTCACCTCGCAGGATCCGCGCTACGCGGATCTCACCACGGCGAACCAGCCGCCCGGCGCCGGGCACCCCTTCGGCACCTCCCGGCTCGGGTACGACATCATGGCCCGCACCTTCTGGGGCGCCCGCACCTCGGTGGTCATCGGCTTCTTCGCCATGATCGGCTCCACCCTCATCGGCGGCACCATCGGCGCGCTCGCCGGATACCTCGGCGGCTGGTTCGACGAGGTCATCTCGCGGGTGACCGACGTGTTCTTCGCGATCCCGCTCATCCTCGGGGCGATCGTCGTCTACACCCGACTGGGCGAGATGAACCTGTGGACCGTCATCGCCGTGCTGAGCGTGTTCGGGTGGACGAACGTCGCCCGCATCATGCGCGGTGCGGTGATCTCGACCAAGAGCCAGGACTTCGTCACCTCCTCGATCGCGCTCGGCGCCTCGAGCCCCACCGTGCTGCTCAAGCACGTGATCCCCAACGCGATCGCCCCCGTGATCGTCACCGCGACCGTCAACCTGGGCGTGTTCATCGTCGCCGAGGCGACGCTGTCGTTCCTCGGCGTGGGCCTGCCCACGAGCGCGGTCTCCTGGGGCGGCGACATCTCCGCCGCCCGCGACGCGCTGCGGACCCAGCCGTCGATGCTGTTCTACCCGTCCGTGGCGCTCGCGGTCACCGTGCTGAGCTTCATCATGCTCGGCGACGCCGTGCGCGACGCCCTGGACCCGAAGGCGAGGAAGCGATGA
- a CDS encoding ATPase component of various ABC-type transport systems with duplicated ATPase domain (PFAM: Oligopeptide/dipeptide transporter, C-terminal region; ABC transporter~TIGRFAM: phosphonate C-P lyase system protein PhnK) — MTTTSTTPAGSEAGPAQPLLEIRDLEITFTTSSGPVQGVRSANLEVYPGETVAIVGESGSGKSTTAMAIAHLLDKNGAITGGQILFEGRDITHVSEKEIRVLRGDQVGLVPQDPMSNLNPMWRVGAQIRETLQANGVAKGAEARTRTVELLEEAGLADAARRAQQYPHEFSGGMKQRALIAMGLAARPKLLVADEPTSALDVTVQQQILDHLDSLTAELGVAVLLITHDLGLAAERAQHLVVMYKGQVVESGPALELLQNPQHPYTQRLISAAPSLASRRLVSAAQRAEVREQARESAQEAAGIPEASEPSADAGPSAPSAAPAATADEPVPELGGSRTAADPVIQVQGLTKSFPIRGSVPWRTTPFLAVDDVSFEIERGTTTAIVGESGSGKSTVAQMVLKLLEPTEGRVLFEGRDVTTFTGRDLKTLRRRVQPIFQNPYGTLDPMYSIFRTIEEPLRLHGIGDAKSREAKVRDLLDKVALPSAMMRRYPNELSGGQRQRIAIARALALDPEVVICDEAVSALDVLVQAQVLELLNDLQAELGLSYLFITHDLAVVRQIADSTVVMEKGKVVEQGTTDEVFHSPQQDYTKRLLAAIPGGSIPLAGSETIDVEAPEGLADESGDERGEGPDDVIDPFAQAGHV, encoded by the coding sequence ATGACCACCACCTCCACCACCCCGGCGGGCAGCGAGGCGGGGCCCGCCCAGCCGCTGCTGGAGATCCGCGACCTGGAGATCACCTTCACCACCTCGAGCGGCCCCGTGCAGGGCGTGCGCAGCGCGAACCTCGAGGTGTATCCCGGCGAGACGGTCGCGATCGTCGGCGAATCCGGTTCCGGCAAGTCCACGACCGCGATGGCGATCGCCCACCTGCTGGACAAGAACGGGGCGATCACCGGCGGGCAGATCCTCTTCGAGGGGCGCGACATCACGCACGTCTCCGAGAAGGAGATCCGGGTGCTGCGCGGGGACCAGGTGGGGCTGGTGCCCCAGGACCCGATGAGCAACCTCAACCCGATGTGGCGGGTGGGCGCGCAGATCCGCGAGACGCTCCAGGCCAACGGGGTCGCCAAGGGCGCCGAGGCCCGCACCCGCACCGTCGAGCTGCTCGAGGAGGCCGGGCTCGCGGACGCCGCACGTCGCGCCCAGCAGTACCCGCATGAGTTCTCCGGCGGCATGAAGCAGCGCGCGCTGATCGCGATGGGCCTCGCGGCCCGCCCCAAGCTGCTGGTGGCCGACGAGCCGACCAGTGCGCTCGATGTGACCGTGCAGCAGCAGATCCTCGACCATCTCGACTCCCTCACCGCGGAGCTCGGCGTCGCGGTGCTGCTGATCACCCACGATCTGGGCCTCGCCGCGGAGCGGGCCCAGCACCTGGTGGTCATGTACAAGGGGCAGGTCGTCGAATCGGGCCCCGCGCTCGAGCTGCTGCAGAACCCGCAGCACCCGTACACCCAGCGGCTGATCAGCGCGGCCCCTTCCCTGGCCTCGCGACGCCTGGTCTCCGCGGCGCAGCGCGCGGAGGTCCGCGAGCAGGCGCGCGAGAGCGCCCAGGAGGCGGCAGGCATCCCCGAGGCCTCCGAGCCATCGGCCGACGCCGGGCCCTCCGCCCCGTCGGCGGCGCCCGCCGCCACGGCCGACGAGCCCGTCCCGGAGCTCGGGGGCTCGCGCACCGCCGCGGACCCCGTGATCCAGGTGCAGGGGCTCACCAAGTCCTTCCCGATCCGCGGCAGCGTCCCGTGGCGCACGACCCCCTTCCTCGCGGTGGACGACGTCTCCTTCGAGATCGAGCGCGGCACCACCACGGCGATCGTGGGGGAGTCCGGCTCGGGCAAGTCGACCGTGGCGCAGATGGTGCTCAAGCTGCTCGAGCCCACCGAGGGCCGGGTGCTCTTCGAGGGGCGCGACGTCACGACCTTCACGGGCCGCGACCTGAAGACGCTGCGCCGTCGCGTCCAGCCGATCTTCCAGAACCCGTACGGGACCCTGGACCCGATGTACTCGATCTTCCGCACGATCGAGGAGCCGCTGCGTCTGCACGGCATCGGAGACGCGAAGAGCCGGGAGGCGAAGGTCCGCGATCTGCTGGACAAGGTCGCGCTGCCCTCGGCGATGATGCGCCGCTACCCCAACGAGCTCTCGGGCGGTCAGCGCCAGCGCATCGCCATCGCCCGCGCTCTGGCGCTGGATCCCGAGGTGGTGATCTGCGACGAGGCCGTCTCGGCGCTGGACGTGCTGGTCCAGGCCCAGGTGCTCGAGCTGCTCAACGACCTGCAGGCCGAGCTGGGGCTGTCCTACCTCTTCATCACCCATGACCTCGCCGTGGTCCGCCAGATCGCGGACAGCACCGTGGTGATGGAGAAGGGGAAGGTCGTCGAGCAGGGCACCACCGACGAGGTGTTCCACTCCCCGCAGCAGGACTACACCAAGCGCCTGCTCGCGGCGATCCCCGGCGGCTCGATCCCGCTGGCCGGCTCCGAGACGATCGACGTCGAGGCCCCCGAGGGGCTGGCCGATGAGAGCGGCGACGAGCGCGGCGAGGGACCGGACGACGTCATCGACCCCTTCGCCCAGGCCGGGCACGTCTGA